One Vitis vinifera cultivar Pinot Noir 40024 chromosome 8, ASM3070453v1 genomic window carries:
- the LOC100249957 gene encoding beta-1,4-xylosyltransferase IRX9 isoform X1 has protein sequence MGSSERSKKRVQLWKKAVVQFSLCFVMGFFMGFAPAGKASFFSSNAAALNQSQFSPQPVEMLHLSMTPNDGNGNRTLMAETPVEVPARSREVETAESLQEGEDEPKLVPGRLLIIVTPAGSEDPSRGVLLRRLAYTLRLVPPPLLWIVVEAQTDSSEVSEILRKTGIMYRHLVSKENFTEPAAEMDHQRNLALSHIEHHKLSGIVHFAALSNVYDLRFFDEIRDIEVFGTWPMASLSANRNKVIMEGPVCDSSQVIGWHLKKMNNETETRSPLHISGFSFNSSILWDPERWGRPSSVQDNSQNSIKFVKEVALEDESKLKGIPQEDCSRILLWNLHIPVGTIPRYHQRLTPLDDSRR, from the exons ATGGGGTCTTCAGAGAGATCAAAGAAAAGAGTTCAGTTATGGAAGAAAGCTGTTGTCCAATTTTCTCTCTGCTTTGTTATGGGATTCTTCATGGGGTTTGCCCCAGCGGGTAAGGCCTCATTTTTTTCTAGCAATGCTGCTGCATTGAATCAATCGCAGTTTTCCCCGCAACCAGTTGAGATGTTGCATCTTTCAATGACACCGAATGATGGGAATGGCAATAGGACTTTGATGGCTGAAACTCCAGTAGAAGTGCCGGCAAGGTCTAGAGAAGTGGAGACTGCAGAAAGCTTGCAGGAAGGAGAAGATGAGCCCAAGTTGGTTCCTGGAAGGCTTCTGATTATTGTTACTCCGGCAGGTTCGGAAGATCCTTCTCGGGGGGTTTTGCTGAGGAGGTTAGCTTATACTCTAAGATTGGTTCCTCCCCCGCTGCTGTGGATCGTAGTGGAAGCACAGACAGATTCCTCTGAAGTTTCAGAAATACTTAGGAAAACTGGTATTATGTATAGGCATTTGGTTTCCAAGGAGAATTTCACCGAGCCAGCAGCTGAAATGGATCATCAGAGGAACCTTGCGCTCAGTCACATTGAGCACCATAAGCTGAGTGGGATCGTTCATTTTGCTGCTCTTTCCAATGTGTATGATCTCCGCTTCTTCGATGAGATTAGAGACATTGA GGTGTTTGGTACATGGCCAATGGCATCACTCTCAGCAAACAGGAACAAGGTGATCATGGAAGGACCTGTATGCGATTCTTCGCAAGTCATTGGATGGCATCTAAAGAAAATGAACAATGAAACAGAAACAAGATCTCCACTTCATATTTCCGGCTTCTCATTCAACAGCTCTATTCTTTGGGATCCAGAAAGATGGGGTCGCCCTTCATCTGTTCAGGACAATTCACAG AATTCCATCAAATTCGTGAAAGAAGTGGCTCTTGAAGATGAGAGTAAATTGAAGGGTATACCACAAGAGGATTGCTCCAGGATATTACTCTGGAATCTGCATATTCCAGTGGGGACGATACCAAGATATCATCAAAGACTAACTCCACTGGATGATAGTAGAAGATGA
- the LOC100249957 gene encoding beta-1,4-xylosyltransferase IRX9 isoform X2 gives MEESCCPIFSLLCYGILHGVCPSGTLMAETPVEVPARSREVETAESLQEGEDEPKLVPGRLLIIVTPAGSEDPSRGVLLRRLAYTLRLVPPPLLWIVVEAQTDSSEVSEILRKTGIMYRHLVSKENFTEPAAEMDHQRNLALSHIEHHKLSGIVHFAALSNVYDLRFFDEIRDIEVFGTWPMASLSANRNKVIMEGPVCDSSQVIGWHLKKMNNETETRSPLHISGFSFNSSILWDPERWGRPSSVQDNSQNSIKFVKEVALEDESKLKGIPQEDCSRILLWNLHIPVGTIPRYHQRLTPLDDSRR, from the exons ATGGAAGAAAGCTGTTGTCCAATTTTCTCTCTGCTTTGTTATGGGATTCTTCATGGGGTTTGCCCCAGCGG GACTTTGATGGCTGAAACTCCAGTAGAAGTGCCGGCAAGGTCTAGAGAAGTGGAGACTGCAGAAAGCTTGCAGGAAGGAGAAGATGAGCCCAAGTTGGTTCCTGGAAGGCTTCTGATTATTGTTACTCCGGCAGGTTCGGAAGATCCTTCTCGGGGGGTTTTGCTGAGGAGGTTAGCTTATACTCTAAGATTGGTTCCTCCCCCGCTGCTGTGGATCGTAGTGGAAGCACAGACAGATTCCTCTGAAGTTTCAGAAATACTTAGGAAAACTGGTATTATGTATAGGCATTTGGTTTCCAAGGAGAATTTCACCGAGCCAGCAGCTGAAATGGATCATCAGAGGAACCTTGCGCTCAGTCACATTGAGCACCATAAGCTGAGTGGGATCGTTCATTTTGCTGCTCTTTCCAATGTGTATGATCTCCGCTTCTTCGATGAGATTAGAGACATTGA GGTGTTTGGTACATGGCCAATGGCATCACTCTCAGCAAACAGGAACAAGGTGATCATGGAAGGACCTGTATGCGATTCTTCGCAAGTCATTGGATGGCATCTAAAGAAAATGAACAATGAAACAGAAACAAGATCTCCACTTCATATTTCCGGCTTCTCATTCAACAGCTCTATTCTTTGGGATCCAGAAAGATGGGGTCGCCCTTCATCTGTTCAGGACAATTCACAG AATTCCATCAAATTCGTGAAAGAAGTGGCTCTTGAAGATGAGAGTAAATTGAAGGGTATACCACAAGAGGATTGCTCCAGGATATTACTCTGGAATCTGCATATTCCAGTGGGGACGATACCAAGATATCATCAAAGACTAACTCCACTGGATGATAGTAGAAGATGA